ATGTAGAAACAAGGATCGTCGAGAAAAACCTGCTGGCTGCTGACGGGGTTATCGCTGCACGCTTCGGCACTGGCCGTCATCAGATTAATGAAGCCATCGGGCGAAATGCCCGGATCGCGATAAGTGTCTTGATCGGCGACAAACCAGATGCGCGCCGCGTCGATCGCCACCCGCTCGCGGACCGCATTAAAGGCCGGAACCAGCTCTTCTCCGACCACGATCGCCACCGGTGCCACCAGGTTCAGGCTATGGGCCAGGGTATCTCGGGTCTGGGAAGTATTGAGCAAGGCGCTGATCGCACCGATCTTGGCCACCGCCAATATCGTCACCAGCAGTTCCGGACGGTTCTCGATAAAAATCGCCACCACATCGCCCTTGCCGATGTCTTGGGCAATCAAGTGATGGGCGATGCGATTGGCCCATTGATTGACCTGTGCATAAGTGAGCACCACCTCGCCCTGCAGCAAGGCCGGGCCATCGGGATTGCGCAACGTCGCCTGCTCGAAGCTCCAGCCGAGACCACACGGTTGGGTCGGGTCCTTGACGTTGGCGGCTTTCATGCCCTTCACCACGCGGGGAATGGCTTTGGCAATAGAAGGCAGCTTGCGGAGCATCATGCCCCAGGTAATCGTGTCGTTCAGCGTGCGGCTCATGGTGCTCCCGTTCGATCTTCTTATTGTCGGGTGGCGTTGATTGAGGCCGAAAATACGTCAGCAGTTCTTGAGCTGTACACGCGGTTTTTGAAATGTTTTGTATCCGCGACCGAAGCGATCAGATCGGAGATCGAAAAGCGGAACCCTGGCGTTGGGATTGGTTCCATCGAATCGATGCCGACCACGCAAAATGCAGGATGCACGATGGCCATTCATGCAGATTGCACGAAAGCATAAAAACGTTTGAAAATTAAGTTATTGATTTATATGAATTTTTAATAAAACAGGTGCTGGCACAATCACTGCAACTACCTCTCCATGTTGCCCTTCAAGCACAAACGGAGCTGATAGACATGAGCCTGATCCAGGAAAAATTTTCGTCCCTGTTCTCCAACTTCGAAGTGACCACCCAGCCCCGGCCGGACGGCGGCATTCTGCTGACCCTGCGCAGTACGGACGGCAAAGTCTTCAAACGTTCGATTTCCTACCAGCAACTGCATGCCGGCGATCAGCTGTCGTGGGTGATCAGCGCGATTCGCCGTGACATCGCCGAACAGGCGAGCGAACTGCCGCAGATCTCCATGCTGCAAAGCCAGCAACGGTTTGCGCTCCCGACCTATCACTCGGTTTAAATCCTGCGGTTGTATAAATAAACACGCTACAAACAAACAGGCCGTGAGCGCTTTCGCTTCACGGCCTGAGTTGTTTCTGCCATTACGCAACCCCTTGTAGGAGCAGAGGTTGCTCGCGAAGGCGGTGTATCAGGCGACAATGTTGACTGACCCGTCGCCTTCGCGAGCAAGCTCTGCTCCTACAGGTTATGGGGTTTACAGGGCAGAAGGATTTATCCGGGTAAAACTGTCGACGGTCACATGACCCGCCAATTCCCCGCCCTCACGAGCCAGGCCACAGGTTGCCATCCCGGCCGTGCGCGCCGCGTCCAGCTCTTGAACGATGTCGGACAGAAACAGAATCTGCGACGCCTCGAGGTCAATCGCCTGGGTGATGCGCTCGTAGGACTGTGCTTCGCGCTTGGGCCCTGAGGTGGTATCGAAATAGCCGCTGAACAGTGGCGACAAATCACCTGCGTCCGAGCACCCGAAAATCAGTTTTTGCGCCTGAATCGAGCCCGAAGAATAAACAAACAGTTGATATCCTTCCTGATGCCAGCGCTTGAGCGCTTCAACGGCGTCCGGGTACACGTGGCCTTTCAACTGCCCGGCCTGATACCCCTGCTCCCAGACCATGCCTTGCAACGCTTTAAGCGGCGTGGCCTTGCGGTCTTCGGCGATCCAGCCCAAGAGGATTTCAATGACCCGTTCGACGTCGGCTTGCGGTTCACCGCTGTCACGCCGAACAGCGGCGAGCTGCTCGGCAACGTCGGCGCGTTCAGCATTTTCGCGAACGAAGCCCGGCAGGTGTTTGGCGGCGTAGGGAAACAGCACGTCGAACACAAAACTCACCGCGCTGGTGGTGCCTTCGATATCGGTGAGAATCGCTTTGATCGGCATCGGCTCAGTCCTCGAGACGCGGGAAGCGGCTGGCGATGTTGTCGCCGGTGAAATTGGCCACCCAGCCTTCAGGGTTGTTGAACAGGCGGATCGCGACGAAATGCGGGTTTTCACCCATGTCGAACCAGTGCGGCGTACCGGCCGGTACGGAGATCAGGTCGTTTTTCTCGCAGAGCACAGCGTAGACGTAATCGTCGATGTGCAGGGTGAACAAGCCACGGCCGGCGACGAAAAATCGTACTTCGTCTTCACCATGGCGGTGCTCATCGAGGAACTTGGCGCGCAACTCGGCTTTTTGCGGGTGGTCGCTGTTCAGGCTGATCACGTCGACGGTGATGTAGCCGCGCTCGGTCATCAGCTTGTCGATTTGCTCCTGATACGCGGCGATCACTTCTTCCTGGCTGGCACCGGGCTGGATTTTCGCCGCCGCTTGCCAACGGTCGAAACGCACGCCCTGCTCGGCCAGGGTCGAGGCGATGTCTTCAAGGTGGGTCAGGACCTTGTTCGGTATTTCAGGGCTGGAGACGTGATAAACGGACAGGCTGCTCATCTGGGCAACTCCTTAACGGTTCATGCTTTTTGGTTCATGCTTGACGGTTCATAACCGAGCGCGTCTTCAACTCGCACTCGAACAAAAATTCAAAGGCCTCGATCTGCCGCAGCGCGTCGTTCA
The Pseudomonas lini DNA segment above includes these coding regions:
- a CDS encoding DUF3509 domain-containing protein, with translation MSLIQEKFSSLFSNFEVTTQPRPDGGILLTLRSTDGKVFKRSISYQQLHAGDQLSWVISAIRRDIAEQASELPQISMLQSQQRFALPTYHSV
- the mtnC gene encoding acireductone synthase, translating into MPIKAILTDIEGTTSAVSFVFDVLFPYAAKHLPGFVRENAERADVAEQLAAVRRDSGEPQADVERVIEILLGWIAEDRKATPLKALQGMVWEQGYQAGQLKGHVYPDAVEALKRWHQEGYQLFVYSSGSIQAQKLIFGCSDAGDLSPLFSGYFDTTSGPKREAQSYERITQAIDLEASQILFLSDIVQELDAARTAGMATCGLAREGGELAGHVTVDSFTRINPSAL
- a CDS encoding acireductone dioxygenase; the protein is MSSLSVYHVSSPEIPNKVLTHLEDIASTLAEQGVRFDRWQAAAKIQPGASQEEVIAAYQEQIDKLMTERGYITVDVISLNSDHPQKAELRAKFLDEHRHGEDEVRFFVAGRGLFTLHIDDYVYAVLCEKNDLISVPAGTPHWFDMGENPHFVAIRLFNNPEGWVANFTGDNIASRFPRLED